One Halolamina litorea genomic window carries:
- the sufB gene encoding Fe-S cluster assembly protein SufB has translation MSSDQDHLKTTDTEERFDFKKDSEAAYAAEKGLTEETIHAISDDKDEPDWMRERRLRALKQFQAMPMPTDWPGQPDLSEMDINEIVPYIRPDIETRGGVDDWKDLPDEIKDTFDKLGIPEAEKNALSGVGAQYESEVVYQNMLERWEEKGVVFMNMDQAVQEHEELVKEHFMTDCVPPSDNKFAALHGAIWSGGSFVYVPEDVTVDMPVQAYFRMNSEGMGQFEHTLIIAEEGSEVHYIEGCSAPKYSAFNLHSGGVEVYVGENAHVQYSTVQNWSKNTYNLNTKRALVEQDGRMEWISGSMGSKATMLYPSSVLKGRGASDNHITIAFAGEGQDIDTGAKVYHNAPNTKSTIESKSISKDGGRTNYRGLVHIADGAENSSTAVECDALMFDNESTSDTMPYMEINESKVDVAHEATVGKIGDEDIFYLQTRGLDDDDAKQMIVSGFIEPITEELPIEYAVELNRLVELEMEGSLG, from the coding sequence ATGAGTTCAGACCAGGACCACCTCAAAACGACCGACACCGAGGAGCGCTTCGACTTCAAGAAGGACTCCGAGGCCGCCTACGCGGCGGAGAAAGGGCTGACCGAGGAGACGATCCACGCGATCTCCGACGACAAGGACGAGCCCGACTGGATGCGTGAGCGACGCCTCCGCGCGCTCAAGCAGTTCCAGGCGATGCCGATGCCGACCGACTGGCCGGGCCAGCCCGACCTGTCGGAGATGGACATCAACGAGATCGTCCCGTACATCCGCCCGGACATCGAGACCCGTGGCGGCGTCGACGACTGGAAGGACCTCCCCGACGAGATCAAGGACACCTTCGACAAGCTGGGTATCCCGGAAGCCGAGAAGAACGCCCTCTCGGGCGTCGGCGCCCAGTACGAGTCGGAAGTCGTCTACCAGAACATGCTGGAGCGGTGGGAGGAGAAGGGCGTCGTGTTCATGAACATGGACCAGGCGGTCCAGGAGCACGAAGAGCTCGTCAAGGAGCACTTCATGACCGACTGTGTCCCCCCCAGCGACAACAAGTTCGCGGCGCTCCACGGCGCCATCTGGTCGGGCGGCTCGTTCGTCTACGTCCCCGAGGACGTGACCGTCGACATGCCCGTGCAGGCCTACTTCCGGATGAACTCCGAGGGGATGGGCCAGTTCGAACACACCCTCATCATCGCCGAGGAGGGCTCGGAGGTCCACTACATCGAGGGCTGTTCGGCCCCGAAGTACTCCGCGTTCAACCTCCACTCCGGCGGCGTCGAGGTGTACGTCGGCGAGAACGCCCACGTCCAGTACTCGACCGTGCAGAACTGGTCGAAGAACACCTACAACCTCAACACGAAGCGCGCCCTCGTCGAGCAGGACGGGCGCATGGAGTGGATTTCGGGCTCGATGGGCTCGAAGGCGACGATGCTCTACCCCTCCTCGGTGCTGAAGGGTCGGGGCGCGTCGGACAACCACATCACCATCGCCTTCGCGGGCGAGGGACAGGACATCGACACCGGCGCGAAGGTCTACCACAACGCGCCGAACACGAAGTCCACCATCGAGTCGAAGTCCATCAGCAAGGACGGCGGCCGCACGAACTACCGCGGCCTCGTTCACATCGCCGACGGCGCCGAGAACTCCTCGACGGCCGTCGAGTGTGACGCGCTGATGTTCGACAACGAGTCGACCTCCGACACCATGCCGTACATGGAGATCAACGAGTCGAAGGTCGACGTGGCCCACGAGGCGACGGTGGGGAAGATCGGCGACGAGGACATCTTCTACCTCCAGACCCGCGGGCTCGACGACGACGACGCCAAGCAGATGATCGTCTCCGGCTTCATCGAGCCGATCACGGAGGAGCTCCCCATCGAGTACGCGGTGGAGCTCAACCGACTGGTCGAACTGGAGATGGAGGGGAGCCTCGGATAA
- a CDS encoding ABC transporter ATP-binding protein: protein MATLEINNLHAQVAENGERILRGVDLEVNSGEIHALMGPNGSGKSTTAKVIAGHPAYEVTDGEIHLHLEDEDVADVDADEDELTWDLLDLEPNERAALGIFLAFQYPAEIEGVTMTNFLRQALNAKLEEREELFEDDDEAEAEDEDEGYDTSPMEGPADEGEVGVAEFQQILSEKMELLDMDEKFAQRYLNAGFSGGEKKQNEVLQAAILEPSIAVLDEIDSGLDIDRLQDVAQGINRLRDEQGTGVLQITHYQRILDYVEPDRVHIMLDGEVVMEGDAELAEELEEKGYDWVREQVYETA from the coding sequence ATGGCAACACTCGAAATCAACAATCTGCACGCGCAAGTCGCCGAGAACGGGGAGCGCATCCTGCGTGGGGTCGACCTGGAGGTCAACTCCGGCGAGATTCACGCCCTGATGGGTCCGAACGGGTCGGGGAAGTCCACGACCGCGAAAGTCATCGCCGGCCATCCGGCCTACGAGGTCACCGATGGGGAGATCCACCTCCACCTCGAGGACGAGGACGTCGCCGACGTCGACGCCGACGAGGACGAACTCACGTGGGACCTGCTCGACCTCGAACCGAACGAGCGGGCCGCACTGGGTATCTTCCTCGCCTTCCAGTACCCTGCCGAGATCGAGGGCGTCACCATGACGAACTTCCTCCGTCAGGCGCTCAACGCCAAGCTCGAAGAGCGCGAGGAGCTGTTCGAGGACGACGACGAGGCCGAGGCAGAAGACGAGGACGAGGGCTACGATACCTCCCCGATGGAGGGCCCCGCCGACGAGGGCGAAGTCGGCGTCGCCGAGTTCCAGCAGATCCTGAGCGAGAAGATGGAGCTGCTCGACATGGACGAGAAGTTCGCCCAGCGATACCTCAACGCCGGCTTCTCCGGCGGCGAGAAGAAGCAGAACGAGGTCCTGCAGGCCGCGATCCTCGAACCCAGCATCGCGGTGCTCGACGAGATCGACTCCGGGCTGGACATCGACCGACTGCAGGACGTCGCACAGGGAATCAACCGACTGCGTGACGAGCAGGGCACCGGCGTCCTGCAGATCACCCACTACCAGCGGATCCTCGACTACGTCGAGCCCGACCGCGTCCACATCATGCTCGACGGCGAAGTCGTCATGGAGGGCGACGCCGAGCTCGCCGAGGAGCTCGAGGAGAAGGGGTACGACTGGGTGCGCGAGCAGGTCTACGAGACGGCATAA